A window of the Mucilaginibacter sp. cycad4 genome harbors these coding sequences:
- a CDS encoding DUF1599 domain-containing protein, which produces MKKTRDYGTAWRILRPQSITDQIFIKAQRIRTLEEKKVSKVGDDITGEYIGIVNYCVIAMMQLECGPEMSTELNPDHVSQMFDEKVNETKELMFAKNHDYGEAWRDMRISSLTDLILMKLLRVKQIEDNKGLTEASEGVKANYQDMLNYAVFALIKLNIHLGK; this is translated from the coding sequence ATGAAAAAGACCCGCGACTACGGCACCGCATGGCGTATCCTCCGCCCGCAATCCATTACCGATCAGATTTTTATCAAAGCTCAGCGTATCCGTACTTTGGAAGAAAAGAAAGTATCAAAAGTGGGCGATGATATCACCGGCGAATACATTGGCATTGTTAACTATTGTGTGATAGCCATGATGCAGCTGGAGTGCGGCCCGGAAATGTCGACCGAGCTTAACCCTGATCATGTGAGCCAAATGTTTGACGAGAAGGTGAATGAAACCAAAGAACTGATGTTTGCCAAAAATCATGATTACGGCGAAGCATGGCGCGATATGCGGATCAGCTCCCTTACCGACCTGATATTAATGAAGTTGCTCCGCGTAAAGCAGATAGAGGATAATAAGGGCCTTACAGAAGCATCGGAAGGGGTGAAAGCCAACTACCAGGACATGCTGAATTATGCGGTGTTCGCATTGATCAAGCTTAATATCCATTTGGGTAAATAA
- a CDS encoding BT_3928 family protein, whose translation MKNTSSNSAVMWIPRLLVGLLFMFSGLIKANDPLGFSYKLVEYFEVFHITFLNGLALTMAIVLCALEMLLGFALLIGARAVKVAWGLLLLIIFFGFLTFYSAFFKVVQTCGCFGDAIPLTPWQSFSKDMVLLAVVLILFVKRKEIKPLFSAKVGDKWLIFAAVISVGFGVYTYNFSPVIDFLPYKIGANLPDEMKVPPGAPLDEFELTYHLKNKKTGATKVMNDKEYLKSNIWKDADWEVIGDPENRLVKKGYEPKIRDLAIQDEQRNDYTKELLSSPFYSLFIVAYDLSETDKDAINRLNALAVNLTDNYNIRTILLTSNSAADAKAFAKEHKLISEIFYADGVPLKSMVRSNPGVLLIKNGTVINKWHYHSVPKYEDIVKEYLQK comes from the coding sequence ATGAAAAATACATCATCAAATAGTGCCGTTATGTGGATTCCCCGCTTATTGGTGGGCTTGTTGTTTATGTTTTCGGGACTGATCAAAGCCAATGATCCGCTGGGCTTTTCTTATAAGCTGGTGGAGTATTTCGAGGTATTTCATATCACATTCCTCAACGGCCTGGCGCTTACAATGGCTATTGTGCTGTGTGCGCTTGAAATGCTGCTGGGTTTTGCCCTGCTCATTGGTGCAAGGGCCGTAAAGGTTGCCTGGGGCTTGTTACTGCTCATTATCTTTTTTGGCTTTTTAACCTTTTACTCGGCCTTTTTTAAAGTGGTGCAAACCTGCGGCTGCTTCGGCGATGCTATCCCTTTAACGCCATGGCAGTCGTTTAGTAAGGACATGGTTTTGCTGGCTGTAGTGCTGATATTGTTTGTTAAACGCAAAGAAATTAAGCCATTGTTTAGTGCGAAGGTTGGCGATAAATGGCTGATATTCGCAGCTGTAATTTCGGTTGGCTTCGGCGTATATACCTACAATTTTTCGCCGGTTATCGATTTTCTGCCATATAAAATAGGCGCTAACCTGCCCGATGAAATGAAGGTTCCGCCCGGCGCGCCCCTTGATGAGTTTGAGTTAACCTATCACCTCAAAAACAAAAAGACAGGCGCTACCAAAGTGATGAACGATAAGGAATATCTTAAAAGTAATATCTGGAAGGATGCGGATTGGGAAGTTATTGGCGACCCGGAAAACCGCCTGGTGAAAAAAGGCTATGAGCCAAAGATCCGCGACCTGGCTATCCAGGATGAGCAGCGGAATGACTATACCAAAGAATTACTTTCGAGCCCCTTCTATAGCCTGTTTATAGTTGCCTACGATTTGAGCGAAACAGATAAAGATGCTATCAACCGCCTCAACGCGCTGGCTGTTAATCTTACCGATAATTATAATATCCGTACTATACTACTCACCTCAAATTCAGCTGCCGATGCCAAAGCGTTTGCCAAAGAGCATAAACTGATCAGCGAGATTTTTTACGCAGATGGTGTTCCGCTGAAATCAATGGTTCGCTCTAATCCCGGTGTATTGTTGATTAAGAACGGCACTGTTATTAATAAGTGGCATTATCATTCGGTGCCTAAATACGAGGATATAGTAAAGGAGTACTTACAGAAATAA
- a CDS encoding AAA family ATPase, producing MKITKLELKNFKRFDDLTIDMTSLAEPAKLVLLIGTNGSGKSSVFDAFEVANNLAKRDVKIDEPSRLEYYQKNKKKKYQIDLFFDNGGSFHSDFFIVDLNPIPDNAFYGRTSIRQVPQLSRTYIGSNSVSLAADSDRPRIFIERDNRFENDLEKITLLILEDVFGKNTTTEKIKESYVSPINKAFENIFSFDDSTQISLVSFKPPSEGKTAEILFEKGNSIIPYDFLSGGEKEIFNILLNLLVRKEYFQDTIYFLDEIDLHLNTQLQKNLLKEITENWIPDNCQLWTASHSLGFIEYANEAEHAAIIDLDSLNFDLRQIIHPSPKKNFDVFEIAVSKEFLANLFEGKRIIFSENTDTPLYNNLSIDDTIFFNAKDKADVFYKAKNNPSYDGIADRDYLSDEERTDLLSRYRNLFLLKYYSIENYLFHPDNLEEHYKKGNKEFNKENYKASIVAEKKSVRDKVLLGIAGARGGYPFYKENENESRGRAFRSNSEAILRLFDSDDFETFYTVFPAKDYGTEIKERQNLNRIDLAKTSWFKTQIEEALTK from the coding sequence ATGAAGATTACCAAGCTGGAATTAAAGAATTTTAAACGCTTTGACGATTTAACCATTGATATGACATCATTGGCTGAACCAGCTAAACTTGTGTTATTGATAGGAACTAATGGATCAGGGAAGTCATCTGTTTTCGATGCGTTTGAGGTTGCAAATAATCTTGCAAAAAGAGATGTTAAAATAGATGAGCCTTCAAGGTTAGAGTATTATCAGAAAAATAAGAAGAAAAAATACCAAATCGATTTGTTTTTTGATAATGGCGGGTCGTTTCATAGTGATTTTTTTATAGTTGATCTAAACCCAATTCCTGACAACGCCTTTTATGGAAGAACGAGCATCCGTCAAGTTCCACAGTTAAGTAGAACATATATTGGAAGTAATTCGGTGTCGCTTGCAGCCGATTCGGATAGACCAAGAATATTTATTGAACGCGATAATCGTTTCGAAAACGACCTGGAAAAAATTACTTTGCTAATATTGGAGGACGTCTTTGGGAAGAATACGACAACCGAGAAAATTAAAGAAAGTTATGTATCTCCAATTAACAAAGCTTTTGAAAATATTTTCAGTTTTGATGATAGCACCCAAATAAGTCTCGTTTCGTTTAAACCGCCGTCGGAAGGTAAAACGGCGGAGATTTTATTTGAAAAGGGAAATTCTATAATACCCTATGATTTTTTGAGTGGCGGCGAAAAAGAAATATTCAATATCCTGCTTAATCTACTTGTGAGAAAAGAATATTTTCAGGATACCATCTATTTTTTAGATGAAATAGATCTTCATTTAAACACTCAACTCCAAAAAAATCTACTTAAGGAAATTACAGAGAACTGGATCCCTGATAATTGTCAGTTGTGGACAGCCAGCCATTCTTTAGGGTTTATAGAATATGCCAACGAGGCTGAGCATGCCGCAATAATTGATTTGGATAGCTTGAATTTTGATTTGCGGCAAATAATCCACCCATCTCCCAAAAAGAATTTTGATGTATTTGAAATAGCAGTCAGTAAAGAGTTTTTAGCTAACCTATTTGAAGGGAAACGAATAATTTTTTCAGAAAATACAGATACACCTTTGTACAACAATCTGAGTATTGATGATACGATATTCTTTAATGCAAAGGATAAAGCTGATGTATTTTATAAGGCAAAGAACAACCCCTCATATGATGGCATAGCCGATAGGGATTATCTATCAGATGAAGAACGGACAGATTTGTTAAGTCGTTATCGTAATTTATTTCTGCTTAAATATTACTCGATAGAGAATTATCTTTTTCATCCGGATAACCTTGAGGAGCATTATAAAAAGGGCAACAAAGAGTTTAATAAAGAAAATTATAAAGCATCAATTGTAGCCGAAAAGAAATCGGTCAGAGATAAGGTTTTGCTTGGCATAGCAGGAGCTCGGGGCGGATATCCATTTTATAAGGAAAATGAAAACGAATCGAGAGGACGGGCCTTTAGATCAAACAGCGAGGCTATATTACGGTTGTTTGACAGTGATGATTTTGAAACTTTTTACACCGTTTTTCCTGCCAAAGATTATGGTACTGAGATAAAAGAAAGGCAGAATCTTAACCGGATTGATTTAGCAAAAACTTCCTGGTTCAAAACCCAAATAGAAGAGGCGCTAACAAAATGA
- a CDS encoding ABC transporter permease, with amino-acid sequence MIPYLLRKLMYGLAVMLGVVFVVFFLFNILPVDPARMTQGQRADVQSLQAVRKEFGLDKPVPVQFAYYLNDLSPLGIHLNTAEEQQRYSYVKLLPVSKSKVLALKWPYLRRSYQTRKDVASLLMEVIPNTLVLAAAAMIFAIIIGVFLGVASAVNKDTWIDKLAISFSTLGISAPSFFAGIIIAWIFGFVLSNYTHLNMSGSLYSYDPFKGEVITLKNLVLPVITLGLRPLAIIVQLTRNAMLDVLGQDYIRTAKAKGLSNRTIIYRHALKNAMNPVITAIANWFASLLAGSFFVEYIFGYNGLGKATVDALEMSDFPVVMGSILFIAFIFVVISILVDVIYVWIDPRVKLS; translated from the coding sequence ATGATCCCCTACCTGCTCCGCAAATTAATGTATGGACTGGCAGTAATGCTCGGGGTAGTTTTTGTTGTGTTTTTTCTGTTCAATATTTTGCCTGTAGACCCAGCCCGCATGACCCAAGGGCAGCGTGCCGATGTGCAATCATTACAGGCCGTACGCAAAGAGTTTGGGCTGGATAAGCCCGTACCGGTACAGTTTGCCTATTATCTGAATGACCTTTCGCCCTTGGGCATCCATCTTAATACGGCTGAAGAGCAACAGCGCTATAGCTATGTAAAACTGTTACCGGTGAGCAAGAGCAAAGTACTTGCGCTAAAATGGCCTTACCTGAGGCGTTCATACCAAACCCGCAAGGATGTAGCCTCATTGCTGATGGAAGTGATCCCTAATACTTTGGTGCTTGCTGCTGCTGCGATGATCTTCGCTATTATCATAGGCGTGTTTTTGGGTGTGGCGAGTGCGGTAAATAAAGATACCTGGATTGATAAGCTGGCTATTAGTTTTTCTACATTGGGCATTTCCGCTCCTTCATTTTTTGCAGGGATCATTATTGCCTGGATCTTTGGTTTTGTGCTTAGTAATTATACGCATTTAAACATGTCGGGTAGTTTATACAGTTATGACCCATTTAAGGGCGAAGTGATCACCCTTAAAAACCTGGTGCTGCCTGTAATTACTTTAGGTTTACGGCCGCTGGCTATTATTGTGCAGCTTACCCGTAATGCTATGCTCGATGTTTTAGGGCAGGATTATATCCGCACGGCTAAAGCAAAGGGTTTGAGCAACCGTACGATTATATATCGTCACGCGCTTAAAAATGCTATGAACCCGGTGATCACGGCTATTGCCAACTGGTTTGCTTCGTTGCTGGCAGGTTCATTTTTTGTAGAATATATATTTGGTTATAACGGATTAGGAAAAGCCACGGTTGATGCCCTGGAAATGTCGGATTTTCCGGTGGTGATGGGTTCGATATTGTTTATCGCGTTTATATTTGTGGTGATCAGTATCCTGGTGGATGTTATTTATGTGTGGATAGATCCGCGGGTAAAATTAAGCTGA
- a CDS encoding shikimate kinase, translating to MKYFMVGFMGCGKTTWGRKLAAKLGYEFIDLDHVLEAKAGMSIAEYFSSFGEDAFRKLESQVLKETDYPENTVVSTGGGLPCFFDHMDWMNANGKTLYIKLSPKTLADRLENSKTIRPVLQGKKGDELVEFITGKLAEREGFYLQASNIVEGIDMSVEKLEEALGGY from the coding sequence ATGAAATATTTTATGGTGGGCTTTATGGGTTGTGGCAAAACAACCTGGGGCCGCAAACTGGCCGCCAAATTGGGCTACGAATTTATTGATCTTGACCATGTGCTTGAAGCCAAAGCAGGCATGAGCATTGCCGAATATTTTTCTTCTTTTGGCGAAGATGCCTTCCGTAAGCTGGAATCGCAAGTGTTGAAAGAAACCGATTATCCTGAAAATACCGTAGTATCAACCGGAGGTGGATTACCCTGCTTTTTTGACCATATGGACTGGATGAATGCCAACGGGAAAACCCTGTATATAAAACTATCACCCAAAACACTTGCCGACAGGCTGGAGAACAGCAAAACCATACGCCCGGTATTACAGGGCAAAAAAGGCGATGAACTGGTTGAATTTATCACCGGCAAACTGGCGGAGCGTGAAGGTTTTTACCTACAGGCAAGTAACATCGTTGAAGGGATAGATATGTCGGTTGAGAAACTAGAGGAGGCCTTGGGGGGGTATTAA
- a CDS encoding IS110 family transposase — protein sequence MSKTLEIVHPNAAGIDIGSRNFFVDAGEDQIRIFPTFTADCNAIRDYLLSLGINTVAMESTGVYWITLYTVLEEAGVEVYLVNGRDVKNVPGRKSDVKDCQWLRQLHGYGLLRKSFIPEIEMRKVRSYLRLRQDHIRAAATQVHLMQKALTQMNIRFTEVINDISGASGIRMITAILGGERDAITLAELCHERILEKKRDLVIKSLEGHYSEEHLFALRQAYGTCCYYNSLIKECDAEIERQLKDMSKDKDDIETAVKRKPIRYHKPEIDNLHKPLLKLTGGKDPIGIAGITDYSFLQIVSEVGTDMSPWPTEKHFSGWLKLAPMKSSSGKMHKRVRMKRQNNAGLIFRNLAQGLLNSKHLALGAFGRRIRARRGSPIAIKAIARKIACYYYRVMTNGSEFVEKGIEAYQNHLKEQKRKQLEKLALQFNMQLVPA from the coding sequence ATGTCAAAAACACTTGAGATCGTCCATCCCAATGCGGCAGGGATAGATATTGGCAGCAGAAATTTCTTTGTAGACGCAGGCGAAGATCAGATCCGTATCTTCCCCACTTTTACGGCAGACTGTAACGCGATCCGTGATTACTTGCTTTCTTTAGGTATCAATACAGTAGCGATGGAATCCACGGGTGTTTACTGGATAACACTATACACAGTTTTGGAGGAAGCGGGTGTAGAAGTTTACCTTGTAAATGGGCGTGATGTAAAAAATGTCCCAGGTCGAAAAAGCGATGTGAAAGACTGTCAGTGGCTTCGTCAATTGCATGGCTATGGCCTTTTACGGAAAAGTTTTATACCGGAAATTGAAATGCGTAAAGTTAGAAGTTACCTCCGTTTGCGGCAAGATCATATCCGTGCCGCCGCCACACAGGTTCACTTGATGCAGAAAGCTCTAACCCAAATGAATATCCGTTTTACAGAAGTGATTAACGATATCAGCGGAGCGAGCGGAATACGCATGATAACAGCCATACTTGGAGGCGAAAGAGATGCCATTACGCTGGCAGAATTATGTCATGAGCGGATACTGGAAAAGAAAAGAGATCTGGTGATTAAATCACTGGAGGGGCATTATAGCGAGGAGCATCTGTTCGCCTTGCGTCAGGCTTATGGCACCTGTTGCTATTACAATAGTTTAATAAAAGAATGCGATGCAGAGATAGAGCGTCAGTTAAAAGATATGTCAAAAGATAAAGACGATATTGAAACAGCTGTAAAACGCAAACCGATTCGTTACCATAAACCTGAAATAGATAACCTGCATAAGCCTTTGCTGAAATTGACAGGAGGCAAAGACCCGATAGGCATAGCAGGAATAACCGATTACAGTTTTCTCCAGATCGTAAGCGAGGTGGGAACAGATATGAGTCCCTGGCCAACAGAAAAGCACTTTAGTGGCTGGTTGAAACTGGCACCGATGAAATCGAGTTCGGGAAAGATGCATAAACGGGTACGGATGAAGCGTCAAAATAATGCAGGGCTGATATTCAGAAATCTGGCCCAGGGTCTATTGAACAGCAAACACCTCGCTCTTGGGGCATTTGGTCGGAGAATACGTGCAAGGCGGGGAAGTCCTATCGCCATAAAGGCAATAGCGCGAAAGATAGCGTGCTATTATTATAGGGTAATGACTAATGGCAGTGAGTTTGTAGAAAAAGGAATAGAGGCCTATCAAAACCATTTAAAAGAACAGAAAAGGAAGCAACTTGAAAAATTGGCACTACAGTTTAATATGCAATTAGTCCCTGCATAA
- a CDS encoding phosphoribosyltransferase family protein, with protein MSEKKLLILNKQQIQQKLDRMAYQILEDNFDEEEILIAGILPRGNHIAERLKTILDGIAPFKSRLLTIELEKQSSSLSANIDFEVEECSNKVVILVDDVLNSGKTLAYGFGVFLDVPLKKLRTAVLVDRNHKSFPITTDFAGVALSTVIKEHVDVVLDEEDGEEDAVYLR; from the coding sequence ATGTCTGAAAAAAAGCTTCTCATATTAAATAAGCAACAGATCCAGCAAAAGCTCGACAGGATGGCCTACCAGATACTTGAGGACAACTTTGACGAGGAAGAAATATTAATAGCCGGGATCCTTCCGCGCGGCAACCACATTGCCGAACGCCTGAAAACCATACTCGACGGAATAGCACCATTTAAAAGCCGCCTGCTTACCATCGAGCTGGAAAAGCAAAGCAGCAGCCTAAGTGCCAATATTGATTTTGAGGTTGAAGAATGCAGCAATAAAGTAGTGATCCTGGTTGATGATGTGCTAAACAGCGGCAAAACCCTTGCTTACGGCTTTGGTGTATTTTTAGACGTTCCGCTGAAAAAACTTCGTACCGCAGTACTGGTAGACCGCAATCACAAAAGTTTCCCCATCACAACTGACTTTGCCGGCGTAGCCCTCTCAACTGTTATTAAGGAACATGTTGATGTAGTGCTTGATGAGGAAGACGGCGAAGAGGATGCCGTTTATTTGAGGTAG
- a CDS encoding IS3 family transposase — MRRRGSQAGRQTIRGGFKKKVWRSSIGALRSKYRLNELCRYFEVSRSGYYKAVSAADRKALNETVILSLVHEVRRNHPRLGGKKLYFLLKKDITKAGIRMGRDMFFELLGRHKLLVKRRRKYVSTTDSYHRFRVYRNLMKDRQLTSAHQCWVSDITYIRTSKDFVYLFLITDAFSRKVVGWHLSDSLRIAGAIRSLQMAIRQRQFTDSLIHHSDRGIQYCSNDYTKLLKKAKIGISMTEENHCYENAMAERVNGILKQEYGLDSTFTSEKDALRAVKEAINSYNMNRPHWSLNLATPQQIHMAA; from the coding sequence TTGCGCAGAAGAGGTAGTCAAGCAGGCAGGCAAACTATACGGGGAGGATTTAAAAAAAAAGTTTGGCGGTCAAGTATCGGAGCGCTCCGGTCAAAATACAGATTAAATGAGTTATGCCGCTATTTTGAAGTAAGCCGGAGTGGTTACTATAAAGCGGTATCTGCTGCAGACAGAAAAGCATTAAATGAGACAGTTATCTTATCATTGGTACATGAGGTTCGCAGGAACCATCCGCGTCTGGGAGGCAAGAAGTTATACTTTCTGCTAAAGAAAGATATAACTAAAGCAGGAATACGGATGGGTAGGGATATGTTCTTTGAGTTGTTGGGCCGGCATAAGCTATTGGTAAAAAGACGCCGTAAATATGTTTCTACGACAGATTCTTATCATCGCTTCAGGGTCTACAGGAACCTAATGAAGGATAGACAGCTTACCAGTGCTCATCAGTGTTGGGTATCTGATATTACCTATATTCGTACATCAAAAGACTTTGTATACCTGTTTTTGATCACAGACGCGTTTTCGCGAAAAGTGGTAGGCTGGCATTTGTCAGATAGTCTTAGAATTGCGGGGGCTATCCGTAGCCTTCAAATGGCTATCCGGCAACGACAGTTTACGGATAGCCTGATCCATCATTCAGACCGGGGAATCCAGTATTGCAGCAATGATTATACAAAACTGTTAAAAAAGGCTAAAATCGGTATCAGCATGACAGAAGAGAACCATTGCTACGAAAATGCCATGGCGGAACGGGTGAATGGAATCTTAAAACAAGAATATGGTCTTGATAGTACATTCACTTCCGAAAAGGATGCACTTAGGGCAGTAAAAGAGGCTATAAACTCATATAATATGAACAGGCCGCATTGGTCCTTAAACCTGGCAACACCGCAGCAGATACACATGGCTGCATAA
- a CDS encoding transposase, producing the protein MTRSSVRVVRYSISFKQKVVREIEEEGLSLTEASRRYGIGGAETVSRWLGALGKQYLQNKVIRVETKAEKGRLLELEQEVKKLKLALADAYLARDCAEEVVKQAGKLYGEDLKKKFGGQVSERSGQNTD; encoded by the coding sequence ATGACAAGAAGTAGCGTAAGAGTAGTTCGGTACAGTATTAGCTTTAAACAAAAAGTAGTCAGGGAGATAGAAGAAGAAGGTCTGAGCCTGACAGAAGCAAGCCGTCGCTACGGGATCGGTGGAGCAGAGACAGTAAGCAGATGGCTTGGTGCATTAGGTAAACAATATTTACAAAACAAGGTAATCAGAGTGGAAACGAAAGCAGAGAAGGGTCGGTTATTAGAATTAGAACAGGAAGTTAAAAAGTTAAAGCTGGCTTTGGCAGATGCTTACCTGGCGCGGGATTGCGCAGAAGAGGTAGTCAAGCAGGCAGGCAAACTATACGGGGAGGATTTAAAAAAAAAGTTTGGCGGTCAAGTATCGGAGCGCTCCGGTCAAAATACAGATTAA
- the rlmD gene encoding 23S rRNA (uracil(1939)-C(5))-methyltransferase RlmD, producing the protein MSKANKPKFFENVQIIDIAEEGKGVGKADDFVLFVDKAVPGDIADVQVYRSKKNFGEGKITELKQASEYRTTAFCEHFGTCGGCKWQHMTYEAQLKFKQKSVVDALSRLAKINVDGIMPIVPSPADRYYRNKLEFTFSNKRWLYDGENKEDGTLNMNALGFHIPGRFDKILDVNHCYLQAEPSNSLRNEIRDFTIQQGYTYYDLRNHSGMLRNLIVRTSSTGEIMVIVVFAYAEQSEIDGLMSHIDARFPEITSLLYIENQKKNDTIFDQDVVAFKGPEYIHEEMNGIKFRIGPKSFYQTNSIQALRLYEITRDFAEFKGDELVYDLYTGAGTIANFVASHVREVVGVEYVPTAIEDAKINSAINNITNTKFYAGDMKDVLVADFVAEHGKPDVIITDPPRAGMHPDVVARLMEIEAPKIVYVSCNAATQARDLLVLKEKYDTVKIQPVDMFPHTQHVENVVLLLLRD; encoded by the coding sequence ATGAGTAAAGCTAACAAACCAAAGTTTTTTGAGAACGTACAGATCATTGACATTGCCGAAGAAGGCAAAGGCGTAGGCAAAGCCGATGATTTTGTTCTTTTTGTAGATAAGGCCGTACCCGGCGATATTGCCGATGTACAAGTGTACCGGAGTAAGAAAAACTTCGGCGAAGGCAAGATCACCGAATTAAAACAAGCTTCTGAATACCGCACTACTGCTTTTTGTGAGCACTTTGGTACCTGTGGCGGCTGCAAATGGCAACACATGACTTATGAAGCACAGCTCAAATTCAAACAAAAATCAGTTGTTGATGCTTTAAGTCGTTTAGCTAAGATCAACGTTGATGGCATCATGCCTATTGTACCATCTCCTGCCGACAGATATTACCGCAATAAACTTGAGTTTACCTTCTCTAACAAACGCTGGCTCTACGATGGCGAAAACAAGGAAGACGGCACCCTGAACATGAATGCGCTGGGCTTTCATATCCCCGGCCGTTTTGATAAGATATTGGATGTAAACCATTGCTATCTGCAAGCCGAGCCATCCAACAGCCTGCGCAATGAAATCCGTGATTTTACCATACAGCAAGGCTACACCTATTATGATCTGCGTAACCACAGCGGCATGCTCCGCAATTTGATTGTGCGCACCTCATCAACCGGCGAGATCATGGTGATTGTAGTTTTTGCATACGCGGAGCAAAGCGAAATCGATGGCCTGATGAGCCATATCGATGCCCGTTTCCCGGAAATCACCTCATTGCTGTACATTGAAAATCAGAAAAAGAACGATACCATATTTGACCAGGATGTTGTGGCCTTTAAAGGACCTGAATACATCCACGAGGAAATGAACGGCATTAAATTCCGAATCGGGCCAAAATCATTTTATCAAACCAACTCCATCCAGGCGCTTCGCCTGTATGAAATAACCCGCGATTTCGCCGAATTTAAAGGGGACGAGCTGGTATATGACCTTTACACTGGCGCCGGTACTATTGCCAACTTTGTTGCCAGTCATGTGCGTGAGGTTGTTGGTGTTGAATATGTACCAACGGCTATTGAAGACGCCAAGATAAACTCGGCCATTAACAATATCACCAACACCAAATTTTATGCAGGGGATATGAAGGATGTGCTGGTAGCTGATTTTGTAGCAGAGCATGGCAAACCGGATGTGATCATCACCGACCCGCCGCGCGCAGGTATGCACCCGGATGTAGTAGCCCGTTTAATGGAAATTGAAGCACCCAAAATTGTTTACGTAAGCTGCAATGCCGCCACCCAGGCCCGCGACTTGCTGGTGTTAAAGGAAAAATACGATACCGTGAAGATCCAGCCGGTGGATATGTTCCCGCATACACAGCACGTGGAAAATGTGGTGTTGCTCTTATTAAGAGATTAG